The proteins below are encoded in one region of Styela clava chromosome 4, kaStyClav1.hap1.2, whole genome shotgun sequence:
- the LOC120325725 gene encoding bile acid-CoA:amino acid N-acyltransferase-like yields the protein MAELIAPLTSLSDELVEIKVQGLKPQQKITIQSCQTSERGQLFHAFAHYIANEKGFVDVSSDRSLGGSYVGVEQMGLFWAMETPSYAGKSYGNLIKQNPSTPDEVQLKLYDNFIQEENIRNFESIASIIIKRQYINETFDRIPINNGDICGTLFRPPGALKLPGVLYINGYIGGVSEFRAALLANHGFVVLTLGYFKCGNRPDELKYVDLDYIERAVTFLVRHKNVLDCGIGVFGFSLGGTMDLAISALSQNIKCAINLCGMTYACLGIDIHYGKRVWKSVEFDERKISINNGFQDHAKTHTIPSAVNNEKHMPDFFMSDASFLFIYGDDDGLMDCDENMSLAKQLYQTSGHNRCKFVKYTNTGHLIWPPFTPPIKYTYHGMGHFGIPTDFGGTMKDHSVAQEESWKEIIGFFRENLIR from the coding sequence ATGGCAGAACTTATTGCCCCTTTGACATCATTATCCGACGAACTTGTTGAAATAAAAGTTCAAGGTTTGAAACCGcaacaaaaaattacaattcaATCGTGCCAGACTAGTGAGAGAGGGCAATTGTTTCATGCTTTTGCTCACTACATCGCGAATGAAAAGGGATTCGTAGATGTATCGAGTGATAGGTCACTAGGTGGAAGCTATGTCGGTGTTGAACAAATGGGTTTGTTTTGGGCAATGGAGACGCCAAGCTACGCTGGTAAAAGTTATGGAAATCTAATAAAACAAAATCCTAGTACACCGGATGAAGTTCAGTTGAAGTTATACGATAATTTTATACAAGAAGAAAATATTCGTAACTTTGAATCAATTGCCTCTATAATAATAAAACGTCAGTATATCAACGAAACATTCGACAGGATACCAATAAACAACGGTGACATATGCGGTACACTTTTCAGGCCCCCTGGTGCACTAAAGTTGCCCGGGGTTTTATATATCAACGGATATATTGGGGGAGTCTCGGAGTTCCGTGCAGCTCTTTTAGCAAACCACGGTTTCGTTGTTCTTACGCTTGGATATTTCAAATGTGGAAATAGACCAGACGAATTAAAGTATGTAGACCTTGATTACATAGAACGTGCGGTAACTTTTCTCGTGCGTCACAAAAATGTTCTTGATTGCGGTATTGGAGTTTTCGGATTTTCACTTGGAGGGACGATGGATTTAGCAATATCGGCATTATCACAGAACATCAAGTGTGCTATTAACCTATGTGGGATGACATACGCATGCTTGGGAATTGACATTCATTACGGAAAACGAGTTTGGAAATCAGTCGAGTTCGATGAGCGGAAAATATCGATCAACAATGGATTTCAAGACCACGCTAAAACTCATACTATACCTTCGGCAGTtaacaatgaaaaacacatgCCCGATTTTTTCATGTCGGATGCATCGTTTCTTTTCATCTATGGAGACGATGATGGCTTAATGGACTGCGATGAAAATATGTCTCTTGCGAAGCAACTCTACCAAACATCAGGTCATAATCGatgtaaatttgtaaaatataccAACACTGGACATTTAATTTGGCCTCCTTTTACTCCTCCAATTAAATACACATACCACGGGATGGGACATTTCGGTATACCAACAGATTTTGGGGGTACTATGAAAGATCATTCTGTTGCTCAAGAAGAATCGTGGAAGGAAATAATTGGGTTTTTCAGGGAAAACCTCATTCGTTAG